In one window of Hevea brasiliensis isolate MT/VB/25A 57/8 chromosome 10, ASM3005281v1, whole genome shotgun sequence DNA:
- the LOC110651181 gene encoding L-type lectin-domain containing receptor kinase IX.1-like: MAISFYDFITMRLLFFFLPLLPLANSVYFNVDRFGPETTNVLYRGDAMQSVGVVELNSKYTYTCRVGWAVYAERVLLWDSNTGKLSDFTSHFSIIINTQGLAQYGHGLSFFLGPSGFEIPPNSAGGFLGLFNTSTMDSSNQIVMVEFDSYPNEEWDPKPLVEHVGINNSSLASAVYTPWNASFHSGDTADVRVTYNATTKNLSVFWTYLETSSPQENTSLFYIINLMEVLPEWVTIGFSASTGSNLERHQLLSWEFNSSLNYQVENGESSKRTRIIVSVVVAVCFIAGGTIAGILIAWRRRRKQTMARKDGEKRNSTAINENLERRVGPRRFSYEDLVSATNNFSKERMLGKGGFGAVYKGYLIDMDLAIAVKKISQGSRQGQKEYIAEVNTIGQLRHRNLVQLLGWCHDKGEFLLVYEFMPNGCLDDHLFGSKSTLTWAVRYKISLGLASALLYLHEEWEQCVVHRDVKSSNVMLDSNFNARLGDFGLARLTDHELGPQTTGLAGTVGYLAPEYISTRRASKESDVYSFGVVALEIASGKRAIDQIEQEHEMNLVEWIWELYGRGKLHLAADKKLRTDYDEQQVECLMIVGLWCAHPDHNLRPSIRQAIHVLNFEAAIPNLPAKMPMPIFRVPSPSVSSGEPFLTNSSLGLGR; the protein is encoded by the coding sequence ATGGCCATCTCGTTCTATGACTTCATCACCATGCGTTTGCTCTTTTTCTTCCTTCCACTTCTTCCATTGGCTAATTCAGTTTATTTCAACGTAGATCGCTTTGGTCCTGAGACAACTAACGTCCTTTATCGTGGTGATGCAATGCAATCAGTTGGTGTCGTTGAATTGAACAGCAAATACACCTATACATGTCGTGTTGGTTGGGCTGTCTATGCTGAAAGGGTCTTGCTTTGGGACTCCAACACGGGGAAGCTTTCTGATTTCACATCCCATTTTTCCATCATCATTAATACACAAGGTCTTGCTCAATATGGCCATGGGCTTTCATTCTTCCTTGGTCCGTCTGGATTTGAAATCCCGCCTAATTCTGCCGGTGGCTTTTTGGGCTTGTTTAACACCTCAACCATGGATTCATCGAACCAAATTGTTATGGTAGAGTTCGATTCGTATCCAAATGAAGAATGGGATCCCAAGCCTCTGGTTGAGCATGTAGGGATCAACAACAGCTCTCTTGCTTCAGCAGTATACACTCCTTGGAATGCTAGCTTTCACAGTGGAGATACCGCCGATGTAAGGGTTACCTACAATGCTACCACTAAAAATTTAAGTGTATTTTGGACTTACCTGGAAACCTCAAGTCCGCAAGAGAATACTAGCTTGTTTTACATAATCAATCTGATGGAGGTTTTGCCCGAATGGGTCACTATTGGATTTTCAGCTTCAACAGGTTCAAACTTAGAGCGACATCAACTTCTATCTTGGGAATTCAATTCTAGTTTGAATTACCAGGTGGAAAATGGAGAAAGTTCAAAGAGGACAAGAATAATAGTTAGTGTTGTTGTTGCGGTATGTTTTATAGCAGGTGGTACGATTGCAGGAATTTTGATTGCTTGGAGGAGGAGGAGAAAACAGACGATGGCAAGGAAAGATGGAGAAAAAAGGAACTCGACAGCAATCAATGAAAACCTTGAAAGAAGGGTTGGACCAAGAAGGTTTTCTTATGAAGATCTTGTTTCAGCTACTAATAACTTTTCAAAAGAGAGGATGCTGGGAAAAGGAGGGTTTGGTGCTGTTTACAAGGGATACTTAATTGATATGGATTTGGCAATTGCTGTGAAGAAAATTTCACAGGGGTCTAGACAGGGTCAAAAGGAGTATATTGCCGAGGTTAACACCATTGGCCAGTTGAGACACCGGAATCTAGTACAACTCTTGGGTTGGTGCCATGATAAAGGTGAGTTTCTACTCGTTTATGAATTCATGCCAAATGGCTGCCTTGATGATCACCTCTTTGGCAGCAAGAGTACTCTAACTTGGGCTGTGAGGTACAAGATATCTCTTGGCTTGGCCTCAGCATTGCTGTATCTTCATGAAGAGTGGGAGCAATGTGTGGTGCACCGAGATGTGAAATCAAGCAATGTAATGCTAGACTCAAATTTTAACGCCAGGCTTGGTGACTTTGGTTTAGCTCGGCTCACAGACCATGAGCTTGGTCCCCAGACAACAGGGTTGGCAGGAACTGTAGGTTACTTGGCTCCAGAATATATAAGCACAAGAAGGGCAAGCAAAGAGTCTGATGTTTACAGTTTTGGAGTGGTTGCTTTAGAGATTGCCAGCGGGAAAAGGGCAATCGATCAAATTGAACAGGAGCACGAAATGAATTTGGTAGAGTGGATTTGGGAACTTTATGGACGTGGAAAGCTTCATTTAGCTGCTGACAAGAAACTTCGCACGGATTATGACGAGCAACAGGTGGAGTGTTTGATGATTGTTGGACTATGGTGTGCTCACCCTGATCACAATTTGAGGCCATCAATAAGACAAGCAATTCATGTTTTAAATTTTGAGGCCGCAATCCCAAATCTACCAGCTAAAATGCCAATGCCTATCTTTCGTGTACCGTCCCCATCTGTGAGCTCTGGTGAACCTTTCTTAACTAATTCCAGCCTAGGATTGGGTCGCTGA